In one window of Deltaproteobacteria bacterium DNA:
- the gatC gene encoding Asp-tRNA(Asn)/Glu-tRNA(Gln) amidotransferase subunit GatC — protein MSSVSRAEVRRIARLARIRVGDEEADALGRDLAATLEYVKLLDEVDVSGVAETSTVMPLATPFRVDEVAAAMEPESVVMNAPAHEGSAFAVPKVLGAEAEG, from the coding sequence ATGTCGTCTGTTTCGCGGGCAGAGGTTCGGCGCATCGCGCGGCTGGCGCGGATTCGCGTTGGGGATGAGGAGGCGGATGCGCTGGGGCGCGATCTCGCGGCGACGCTCGAGTACGTGAAGCTGCTCGATGAGGTGGATGTTTCGGGGGTTGCGGAGACGTCGACCGTGATGCCGCTGGCGACACCGTTTCGTGTCGACGAGGTGGCGGCAGCGATGGAGCCGGAGAGCGTGGTGATGAATGCGCCGGCGCACGAGGGCTCGGCGTTTGCGGTGCCGAAGGTGCTCGGCGCGGAAGCGGAAGGCTGA
- a CDS encoding NADP-dependent oxidoreductase: protein MTASVNRKVVVASRPQGIPAASNFRVEEEALAPLGDGQVRIDVSRLSIDAFIRTTLETAGYHGSVPIGATVVALGVGRVRESRAPELAAGDWVNGPLMAQTVATLPAAMLRKLDVTRVPASAYLGVLGLTTGLTAYVGVRRIGQVRAGETFVVSAAAGAVGCMAGQIAKVDGARVVGIAGGPDKCKFLTSELGFDAAIDYKRGDLAAQLKEAAPKGVDVFFDNVGGEGLDVVLDQINLRARVVICGAISQYSGDMSKGVRGPALYLRLAERQSRMEGFAVNHFPELYAEGEKALTDWLVSGRVRLPEHVMRGIENFPAALATLFTGGHTGKLLLAAD, encoded by the coding sequence TTGACTGCATCAGTGAATCGCAAAGTCGTCGTCGCCTCGCGTCCGCAAGGCATTCCGGCGGCGAGCAACTTTCGTGTCGAAGAGGAGGCGCTCGCGCCGCTCGGCGACGGACAGGTGCGCATCGACGTATCGCGGCTCTCGATCGACGCGTTCATTCGCACCACGCTCGAGACCGCGGGCTATCACGGCTCGGTGCCGATCGGCGCGACGGTCGTGGCGCTCGGCGTCGGTCGCGTGCGCGAGAGCCGCGCGCCCGAGCTCGCGGCGGGCGACTGGGTGAACGGGCCGCTGATGGCGCAAACCGTCGCTACGCTGCCCGCAGCGATGCTGCGCAAGCTCGACGTGACGCGCGTGCCGGCCTCTGCGTACCTCGGCGTGTTGGGGCTGACGACGGGGCTCACCGCGTACGTGGGCGTGCGGCGCATCGGTCAAGTTCGCGCGGGCGAAACGTTCGTCGTGTCCGCAGCAGCGGGCGCGGTCGGCTGCATGGCGGGGCAGATCGCGAAAGTGGACGGCGCGCGGGTCGTCGGCATCGCGGGCGGCCCTGACAAGTGCAAGTTCCTCACGAGCGAGCTCGGCTTCGACGCCGCGATCGACTACAAGCGCGGCGATCTCGCAGCGCAGCTGAAGGAGGCGGCGCCCAAGGGCGTCGACGTGTTCTTCGACAACGTCGGCGGCGAAGGTCTCGACGTCGTGCTCGATCAGATCAACCTGCGCGCGCGCGTCGTGATCTGCGGCGCGATTTCGCAGTACTCGGGCGACATGTCGAAGGGCGTGCGCGGCCCCGCGCTCTACCTGCGCCTCGCCGAGCGCCAGTCGCGCATGGAAGGCTTCGCGGTGAATCACTTCCCCGAGCTGTATGCCGAGGGTGAGAAGGCGCTCACCGATTGGCTCGTGAGCGGGCGCGTTCGCCTGCCCGAGCACGTGATGCGCGGCATCGAGAATTTCCCCGCCGCGCTCGCGACGCTGTTCACCGGCGGCCACACCGGCAAGCTGCTCCTCGCCGCAGACTGA
- a CDS encoding DEAD/DEAH box helicase: MTTEPTDTLFSDLPEPLRLGIADLGWTAPMPVQAQAIPLMREGSDIIVQARTGSGKTGAFGIPIISAIDTALPVTQALVLAPTRELANQITGEITALGKHLGVRCLPIYGGVAYGPQNEGLEKGAHVVVGTPGRILDHLGAGRMKLGEVRVVVFDEADELLSLGFWPDMKEIKSYLPNKRQSCLFSATMPEKVLSLSRNFLHEPKFLSLVEGHASPSEIEHAYYVTTAQEKESNLRRVLEMEDPESAIIFCNTKDDVRFVTSYLQRHGFDADQISGDLTQAARERAMARIKAGELRILVATDVAARGIDISDLSHVIGYAAPENAEVYVHRTGRTGRAGKAGVALSLVSGLDIGNFRNIQKVTGIAIQERPLPTEEMLLDRIRERLEVKIEHESRHMTPRDREWKIDRIVPLIRKMASHEEGLKDLAAIAALYLKEHRPDTGVHDEASASADLQQAEAPRAPEFLERGHGGGGRRDGGGRRGGGGRGRRRPGGGGGGRGGRH, translated from the coding sequence TTGACCACCGAACCCACCGACACGCTCTTCTCCGACCTCCCCGAACCCCTCCGCCTCGGCATCGCCGACCTCGGTTGGACCGCGCCGATGCCCGTGCAAGCGCAGGCCATCCCGCTCATGCGCGAAGGCTCCGACATCATCGTGCAGGCGCGCACCGGCAGCGGGAAGACCGGCGCCTTCGGCATCCCGATCATCAGCGCGATCGACACCGCGCTACCCGTGACCCAGGCGCTCGTACTTGCTCCCACGCGTGAGCTCGCCAACCAGATCACCGGCGAGATCACCGCGCTCGGCAAACACCTCGGCGTGCGCTGTCTGCCGATCTACGGCGGCGTCGCGTACGGCCCGCAGAACGAGGGCCTCGAGAAGGGCGCACACGTCGTCGTCGGCACGCCGGGACGCATCCTCGATCACCTCGGCGCCGGCCGCATGAAGCTCGGCGAAGTGCGGGTCGTCGTGTTCGACGAAGCCGACGAGCTGCTCTCGCTCGGCTTCTGGCCCGACATGAAGGAGATCAAGAGCTATCTCCCTAACAAGCGCCAGAGCTGCCTCTTCTCCGCGACGATGCCGGAGAAAGTCCTGTCGCTCTCGCGCAACTTCCTCCACGAGCCGAAGTTCCTCTCGCTCGTCGAGGGACACGCCTCGCCGAGCGAGATCGAGCATGCGTACTACGTGACGACCGCGCAGGAGAAAGAGTCCAACCTGCGCCGCGTTCTCGAAATGGAAGATCCCGAGAGCGCGATCATCTTCTGCAACACGAAGGACGACGTGCGCTTCGTGACGTCGTACCTCCAGCGCCACGGCTTCGACGCCGACCAGATCAGCGGCGACTTGACGCAAGCCGCGCGCGAGCGCGCGATGGCACGCATCAAAGCGGGCGAGCTGCGCATCCTCGTCGCGACTGACGTGGCGGCGCGCGGCATCGACATCAGCGACCTGTCGCACGTGATCGGCTACGCCGCGCCCGAGAACGCCGAGGTCTACGTGCACCGCACGGGCCGCACCGGCCGCGCAGGCAAAGCTGGCGTCGCACTCTCTCTCGTCTCGGGCCTCGACATCGGCAACTTCCGCAACATCCAGAAAGTCACGGGCATCGCCATCCAAGAGCGCCCGCTGCCGACGGAAGAAATGCTGCTCGACCGCATCCGCGAACGCCTCGAAGTCAAGATCGAGCACGAGTCGCGCCACATGACCCCGCGCGATCGCGAGTGGAAGATCGACCGCATCGTCCCGCTCATCCGCAAGATGGCGAGCCACGAAGAAGGCCTGAAAGACCTCGCCGCCATCGCCGCGCTCTATCTCAAAGAGCACCGCCCCGACACCGGCGTCCACGACGAAGCCTCCGCGAGCGCCGACTTACAGCAAGCCGAAGCGCCTCGCGCGCCCGAATTCCTCGAACGCGGCCACGGCGGCGGAGGCCGGCGCGACGGCGGCGGACGCCGCGGAGGCGGCGGCCGCGGACGCCGACGCCCCGGCGGCGGAGGCGGCGGCCGCGGCGGCCGCCACTAG
- a CDS encoding carotenoid oxygenase family protein: protein MATAPSMFSTPFHLQGNFAPVMDEVTLTDLPVQGALPKELNGRFFRNGSNPQSGTSPHWFLGNGMLHGVRLENGRARWYRNRYVKTTLFKDANAAAIGPDGKTDMSASLANTHVVAHAGKILALEEGHFPWIVSPELETVGCHDFGGKLKSAMTAHPRLCPVTGELLFFGYGALPPYLTYHRVAADGTLVQSEEITVKGPTMMHDWNITRNYVVFMDLPMIFDLSMLASGGMPIRWSDDYGARLGVMPRNGTNKDVVWYEVEPSYVFHPMNAYEDGDDIVIDVARFKKLAFSPADGQGTPALLHRWVIDRKAGKVREIPLDDRAADFPRVADECVGLKHRYGYMTGLKDMDQFGGHLIKYDLASGRSEVWECGKGNGAGEPVFARAGHGEDEGYVLTFVYDAKRNASDLVVIDAQNFSKGPVARVQLPRRVPYGFHGSWIRD from the coding sequence ATGGCTACCGCCCCCTCGATGTTCTCCACCCCGTTTCATCTGCAAGGAAACTTCGCGCCAGTCATGGACGAAGTGACGCTCACCGACCTGCCCGTGCAGGGCGCTCTGCCGAAGGAGCTGAACGGCCGCTTCTTCCGCAACGGCTCGAACCCGCAGAGCGGAACGTCGCCGCACTGGTTCCTCGGCAACGGCATGCTGCACGGCGTGCGGCTCGAGAACGGGCGCGCGCGCTGGTACCGCAATCGCTACGTGAAGACGACGCTCTTCAAGGACGCGAACGCCGCGGCGATCGGGCCCGACGGCAAGACCGACATGAGCGCCTCGCTCGCGAACACGCACGTGGTCGCGCACGCGGGCAAGATCCTCGCGCTCGAAGAGGGTCACTTCCCGTGGATCGTGTCGCCGGAGCTCGAAACGGTCGGCTGCCACGACTTCGGCGGAAAGCTGAAGTCGGCGATGACCGCGCACCCGCGTCTGTGCCCCGTCACGGGTGAGCTGCTGTTCTTCGGCTACGGCGCGCTGCCGCCGTATCTGACGTACCACCGCGTCGCGGCCGACGGCACGCTCGTCCAGAGCGAAGAGATCACAGTCAAGGGCCCGACCATGATGCACGACTGGAACATCACGCGGAACTACGTCGTGTTCATGGATCTCCCGATGATCTTCGACCTCTCGATGCTCGCGAGCGGTGGCATGCCCATCCGCTGGAGCGACGACTACGGCGCGCGCCTCGGCGTGATGCCGCGCAACGGCACGAACAAAGACGTGGTCTGGTACGAGGTCGAGCCGAGCTACGTGTTCCATCCGATGAACGCGTACGAAGACGGCGACGACATCGTGATCGACGTCGCGCGCTTCAAGAAGCTCGCGTTCAGCCCCGCCGACGGACAAGGCACGCCGGCGCTGCTGCACCGCTGGGTGATCGACCGCAAGGCCGGCAAGGTGCGCGAGATCCCGCTCGACGACCGCGCCGCAGATTTCCCCCGCGTCGCGGACGAGTGCGTCGGCCTGAAGCACCGCTACGGCTACATGACGGGCCTGAAGGACATGGACCAGTTCGGCGGCCACCTGATCAAGTACGACCTGGCGAGCGGGCGCAGCGAAGTGTGGGAGTGCGGCAAGGGCAACGGTGCTGGTGAGCCCGTGTTCGCGCGCGCGGGCCACGGCGAAGATGAGGGATACGTCCTCACCTTCGTGTACGACGCCAAGCGCAACGCGAGTGACTTGGTGGTGATCGACGCCCAGAACTTCTCGAAGGGGCCCGTCGCTCGCGTTCAGCTGCCGCGCCGCGTTCCTTACGGGTTCCACGGCAGCTGGATCCGCGACTAA
- a CDS encoding SDR family NAD(P)-dependent oxidoreductase, producing MKTLEGKVAVVTGASRGIGKGIAMALGDAGATVYVTGRTVAAGQAKLPGTIGETAEQVTKRGGRGIAVACDHGDDAQIKRLFERVADETRGQLDVLVNNVYKIPDPPAWGGGFWEHPISIWDDQVGIGLRSHYVASVYGAPMMVRAKRGLILNISSPAGGMYIFSASYGVGKAGMDRLAKDMAHELKPHGVAAVSLWPGAVKTEFVIEAAKTGNMDISKAESPLFTGRAVVALASDPKVMEKSGRVMIVADLAKEYGFRDEA from the coding sequence ATGAAGACGCTCGAAGGCAAGGTGGCAGTTGTTACGGGCGCGAGCCGCGGCATCGGGAAGGGCATCGCGATGGCGCTCGGCGACGCCGGCGCGACGGTCTACGTCACGGGGCGCACCGTGGCTGCGGGGCAGGCGAAGCTGCCGGGCACGATCGGCGAGACGGCGGAGCAAGTGACGAAGCGCGGCGGGCGCGGCATCGCGGTTGCGTGCGATCACGGCGACGACGCGCAGATCAAGCGCCTGTTCGAGCGCGTCGCCGACGAGACCCGCGGCCAGCTGGATGTGCTCGTCAACAACGTCTACAAGATCCCGGACCCGCCGGCGTGGGGCGGCGGCTTCTGGGAGCACCCCATCTCGATCTGGGACGACCAGGTCGGCATCGGGCTGCGCAGCCACTACGTCGCCTCGGTGTACGGCGCGCCGATGATGGTGCGCGCGAAGCGCGGGCTGATCTTGAACATCTCCTCGCCCGCGGGCGGCATGTACATCTTCAGCGCTTCCTACGGCGTCGGGAAAGCGGGGATGGACCGGCTCGCCAAAGACATGGCGCACGAGCTGAAGCCGCACGGGGTCGCGGCGGTGTCGCTCTGGCCGGGGGCGGTGAAGACGGAGTTCGTGATCGAGGCGGCGAAGACGGGGAACATGGACATCTCGAAAGCGGAGTCGCCGCTGTTCACCGGCCGCGCGGTAGTGGCGCTTGCGAGCGATCCGAAGGTGATGGAGAAGAGCGGGCGCGTGATGATCGTGGCGGATCTCGCGAAGGAGTACGGGTTCCGCGACGAGGCGTAG
- a CDS encoding SDR family oxidoreductase, with protein MSPRTGVQVTIARFVDLSDQVAVVTGAGRGIGEGIAHVLSEAGAAVVLAARRAEEVERVAKALRDRGRRAVAAPTDVTDEAAVERLAERAIHEFGALDIWVNNAGGSPIQAPLTELPRAEWDATIALNLTAVWVCSIVAAKRMRDDGRIVNISSLAAHGPFPGSGHYAAAKAGVNNLTMTLAAELGPKVRVNAISPGAVPTEIMMTALKLKQSDLPAFEKAIRLPMRRLGTPEDLGAAVLFFSSPASSWVTGQVIKVAGAP; from the coding sequence TTGTCGCCACGGACAGGAGTTCAGGTGACGATCGCACGCTTCGTCGATCTTTCCGACCAGGTCGCGGTCGTGACCGGCGCGGGCCGCGGAATCGGCGAAGGCATTGCGCACGTGCTCTCGGAGGCCGGCGCCGCCGTCGTCCTCGCCGCGCGGCGTGCCGAGGAAGTCGAGCGCGTCGCGAAGGCGCTGCGCGACCGCGGGCGGCGCGCCGTCGCGGCGCCCACGGACGTCACCGATGAGGCCGCAGTCGAACGCCTCGCGGAGCGCGCGATCCACGAGTTCGGCGCGCTCGACATCTGGGTCAACAATGCCGGCGGCTCGCCGATTCAAGCGCCGCTCACCGAGCTGCCGCGCGCCGAGTGGGACGCGACGATTGCGCTGAATCTGACCGCGGTGTGGGTGTGCAGCATCGTGGCTGCAAAGCGCATGCGCGACGATGGGCGCATCGTGAACATCTCGTCGCTCGCAGCGCACGGTCCGTTCCCGGGCAGCGGTCACTACGCCGCTGCGAAGGCCGGCGTGAACAACCTCACGATGACGCTCGCGGCGGAGCTCGGGCCCAAGGTGCGCGTGAACGCGATCTCTCCGGGCGCGGTCCCGACCGAGATCATGATGACCGCGCTCAAGCTGAAGCAGAGCGACTTGCCCGCGTTCGAGAAGGCGATCCGCCTCCCGATGCGCCGGCTCGGCACGCCCGAGGATCTGGGCGCCGCGGTGCTCTTCTTCTCCTCGCCCGCGTCGAGCTGGGTCACCGGGCAAGTCATCAAGGTTGCAGGCGCTCCATGA
- a CDS encoding TetR/AcrR family transcriptional regulator: MAARKSARSRAEPRPDGRASAVPRRRGRPPLADRARLLDAAESVIRRHGATVSLDRIAAKAGVTKPVLFAHIGDRRALVYALSERLLTRMEAAAQAAVAAAGGGSAVLERLIRAQLETIAADRHLYAFVNGAGAGDTDLAGTLEFANRSAAPLIAGIADARVRAGLDPAPAEAWGHAIIGVLHMTGLWWLQKPAAERDAAQLAAQLTDLLWNGLAPRGRAQE, from the coding sequence ATGGCCGCACGAAAGAGCGCTCGCAGCCGCGCCGAACCGCGCCCGGACGGGCGGGCCTCCGCCGTCCCGCGCCGCCGCGGCCGGCCGCCGCTCGCGGACAGGGCGCGCCTGCTCGACGCCGCTGAGAGCGTGATTCGCCGCCACGGCGCGACCGTTTCGCTGGACCGCATCGCGGCGAAGGCGGGCGTGACGAAGCCAGTCCTCTTTGCGCACATCGGCGACCGGCGCGCGCTCGTGTACGCGCTCTCCGAGCGCCTGCTCACGCGCATGGAGGCTGCAGCGCAAGCCGCGGTCGCCGCGGCGGGCGGTGGCTCCGCCGTGCTCGAGCGCCTGATCCGCGCGCAGCTCGAGACGATCGCGGCGGACAGGCACCTCTACGCGTTCGTGAACGGCGCCGGCGCCGGCGACACCGACCTCGCCGGCACGCTCGAGTTCGCGAACCGCTCGGCGGCGCCGCTGATCGCCGGCATCGCGGACGCGCGCGTGCGGGCGGGGCTAGACCCCGCGCCCGCCGAAGCGTGGGGCCACGCGATCATCGGCGTGCTGCACATGACGGGGCTGTGGTGGCTGCAGAAGCCCGCGGCCGAGCGAGACGCCGCGCAGCTCGCGGCGCAGCTGACGGACTTGTTGTGGAACGGACTCGCGCCGCGTGGGCGCGCACAGGAGTGA
- a CDS encoding TonB-dependent receptor, translated as MITARKREENLQQVPIAVTAFGEVQIDNQYANDIGELSKFTPNVILARQPYAGNALFGGMRGIVFGDLEKSFDPAVGVVIDGVPLVTNTGALIDAFDLESVEVLRGPQGTLYGRNTIAGLVNVRRSRPTKEWGLKMQARYGSFDEIDVKAVANAPIGETIGVKLGVFYDKSDGFTEDAIFDLPSAAITGTGKQTDGEDTINLIASALWEPSENFDALLTYEYTDDDSTLATPTNLTVEGLSRTPLADPIGAPIGFANDWDDVTNRMFCNFLPAGTPCAGFGVPGVSSGGGPGAAIGGAIGQTLGSGGNFCDLYATVFTQLFVNAVRDVACASQGYLRGEANGYKYSYTAVPFVNNIKQHGVTFEMNWDIGEYTLTSVTGYRKSDEILNEDNLGAAVPIFNPVRPQSFDQFSTELRAASSFDGIFNFVAGAYYVQSEYEIRQSIFVFGTQFPSGCPGCALPPAGPSPDGDAGQDLRSVALFGEAYVDLTEKAKLTVGARWTWEEKDFFIFQRVSGDSSGLLPGTWGCGNLSSSQQAAADAALAAHLAIPRTPAQQALVVAGNICNDSDGKETWTEITPRIAIDYSFTEDVLGYVSWSRGFRSGGWNGRATTPTSIGAYNPETVDNYELGLRSDWFENRLRLNLTYFHAKYDNKQESQIYAFGTATETIVDNAAQAIINGIEAETQYLLTDELMLRGAFGWVKGSYDKFEAFNRVTGRIEDVSDIRAFGFAPEFNVNVGFDYRMPLPGEFGELNWLANYSWADGTTGNFGQPDLTGLGRNVFDSRGEADFTLAWEKEGWFRFAAFVKDAFHENNYLATSVDVGVFWFGAVAPGRTWGIELTKEF; from the coding sequence GTGATCACCGCGCGCAAGCGCGAGGAGAATCTGCAGCAGGTGCCGATCGCGGTGACGGCGTTCGGCGAAGTGCAGATCGACAACCAGTATGCGAACGACATCGGCGAGCTCTCGAAGTTCACGCCGAACGTGATCCTCGCGCGCCAGCCTTACGCCGGGAACGCGCTCTTCGGCGGCATGCGCGGCATCGTGTTCGGCGACCTCGAGAAGAGCTTCGATCCCGCGGTGGGCGTCGTGATCGACGGCGTGCCGCTCGTGACGAACACCGGCGCGCTGATCGACGCCTTCGACCTCGAGAGCGTCGAAGTGCTGCGCGGCCCGCAGGGCACGCTCTACGGCCGCAACACGATCGCCGGCCTCGTGAACGTGCGGCGCTCGCGGCCGACCAAGGAATGGGGCCTCAAGATGCAGGCCCGCTACGGCTCGTTCGACGAGATCGACGTGAAGGCGGTCGCGAACGCGCCGATCGGCGAGACGATCGGCGTGAAGCTCGGCGTCTTCTACGACAAGAGCGACGGCTTCACCGAGGACGCGATCTTCGACCTGCCCAGCGCGGCGATCACCGGCACGGGCAAGCAGACCGACGGCGAAGACACGATCAACCTGATCGCGAGCGCGCTGTGGGAGCCGAGCGAGAACTTCGACGCGCTGCTCACCTACGAGTACACGGACGACGACTCGACGCTCGCGACACCGACGAATCTCACCGTCGAGGGGCTCTCGCGGACTCCGCTCGCCGACCCGATCGGTGCGCCCATCGGCTTCGCGAACGACTGGGACGACGTGACGAACCGGATGTTCTGCAACTTCCTGCCGGCGGGTACGCCTTGCGCCGGCTTCGGTGTGCCTGGCGTCTCGAGCGGCGGAGGACCGGGAGCTGCGATCGGCGGAGCGATCGGCCAGACGCTCGGCAGCGGCGGAAACTTCTGTGACCTCTACGCCACGGTGTTCACGCAGCTGTTCGTCAACGCGGTGCGCGACGTCGCGTGCGCCTCGCAGGGCTATCTGCGCGGCGAGGCGAACGGATACAAGTACTCCTACACCGCCGTTCCGTTCGTCAACAACATCAAGCAGCACGGCGTGACGTTCGAGATGAACTGGGACATCGGGGAGTACACGCTGACTTCGGTGACCGGGTACCGAAAGTCCGACGAGATCCTGAACGAGGACAACCTCGGCGCGGCCGTTCCGATCTTCAATCCCGTGCGCCCGCAGAGCTTCGATCAGTTCAGCACGGAGCTGCGCGCGGCGTCGAGCTTCGACGGCATCTTCAACTTCGTCGCCGGCGCCTACTACGTGCAGTCCGAGTACGAGATCAGGCAGTCGATCTTCGTGTTCGGCACGCAGTTTCCGTCGGGCTGCCCCGGCTGCGCGCTTCCGCCGGCGGGCCCCTCGCCCGACGGCGACGCCGGCCAGGATCTGCGCTCGGTCGCGCTCTTCGGCGAGGCTTACGTCGACCTCACCGAGAAGGCGAAGCTCACCGTCGGAGCGCGCTGGACCTGGGAGGAGAAGGACTTCTTCATCTTCCAGCGCGTCTCGGGCGACAGCAGCGGACTTCTGCCGGGGACTTGGGGCTGCGGGAATCTCTCGAGCTCGCAGCAAGCGGCCGCGGATGCAGCGCTGGCGGCCCATCTCGCGATTCCGCGCACGCCCGCGCAGCAGGCCTTGGTCGTTGCGGGCAACATCTGCAACGACAGCGACGGGAAGGAGACTTGGACCGAGATCACGCCGCGCATCGCGATCGACTACTCCTTCACGGAGGACGTGCTCGGATACGTCTCCTGGTCGCGCGGCTTCCGCTCGGGTGGTTGGAACGGGCGCGCGACGACGCCGACTTCGATCGGCGCCTACAACCCGGAGACGGTGGACAACTACGAGCTCGGCCTGCGCTCGGACTGGTTCGAGAACCGGCTGCGCCTCAATCTGACCTACTTCCATGCGAAGTACGACAACAAGCAGGAGAGTCAGATTTACGCGTTCGGCACCGCGACCGAGACGATCGTCGATAACGCCGCCCAGGCGATCATCAACGGGATCGAGGCCGAGACTCAGTACCTACTGACCGACGAGCTGATGCTCCGCGGCGCGTTCGGGTGGGTGAAGGGCAGCTACGACAAATTCGAGGCGTTCAACCGGGTTACTGGGCGAATCGAAGATGTCTCCGACATTCGCGCATTCGGATTCGCGCCCGAGTTCAACGTGAACGTCGGCTTCGACTACCGCATGCCGCTGCCGGGAGAGTTCGGCGAGCTCAACTGGCTCGCGAACTACTCATGGGCCGACGGCACGACCGGCAACTTCGGCCAACCCGATCTCACGGGGCTCGGCCGCAACGTCTTCGACTCGCGCGGCGAGGCGGACTTCACGCTCGCGTGGGAGAAGGAAGGCTGGTTCCGGTTCGCGGCGTTCGTGAAGGATGCCTTCCACGAGAACAACTACCTCGCGACCTCGGTCGACGTGGGCGTGTTCTGGTTCGGCGCCGTCGCGCCGGGCCGGACGTGGGGCATCGAGCTCACGAAGGAGTTCTGA
- a CDS encoding NADP-dependent oxidoreductase, which produces MPRTHRHVVLAARPRGMPVESDFRVEEAAHPPLGDGQLSLENAFVSLDAGFRNWMDEGSGDNVLPAMKLGAPVMGLVLGRVAESRHAAHAVGDWVMARLAWEERSLTDASDFLVPVPRDTKYPRSFYLGVLGDTGLSAYFGLCDHAAIAPGETVLVSAAAGAVGSIAGQVARILGGRAVGIASGADKCARLVRELGYAAAVDRTRPDFAEALSHACPHGVDVYFDNVGGPLLQLVLERINEGARIVMCGAVASYSAQQPLPGPSNLFQIVTKEARVFGLMTHMHAARYDEGRAALGRWIDAGELRVPEYVLAGIASVPRAFCDLFRGANFGKTIVKL; this is translated from the coding sequence ATGCCGCGCACTCACCGCCACGTCGTCCTCGCCGCTCGCCCACGCGGCATGCCGGTAGAGAGCGACTTCCGCGTCGAGGAGGCGGCGCATCCGCCGCTCGGCGACGGCCAGTTGTCATTGGAGAACGCCTTCGTCTCGCTCGACGCGGGCTTTCGCAACTGGATGGACGAGGGCAGCGGCGACAACGTGCTGCCCGCGATGAAGCTCGGCGCGCCGGTGATGGGTCTCGTGCTCGGGCGCGTCGCCGAGAGCCGCCACGCGGCGCACGCCGTGGGCGACTGGGTGATGGCGCGGCTTGCCTGGGAGGAGCGCTCGCTCACCGACGCGAGCGACTTCCTCGTGCCCGTGCCGCGCGACACGAAGTACCCGCGCAGCTTCTATCTCGGTGTGCTCGGCGACACCGGGCTCTCGGCGTACTTCGGTCTCTGCGACCACGCGGCGATCGCGCCGGGCGAGACCGTGCTCGTGAGCGCAGCGGCCGGCGCCGTCGGCAGCATCGCGGGGCAGGTGGCGCGCATTCTCGGTGGACGCGCGGTCGGCATCGCGAGCGGCGCCGACAAGTGCGCGCGGCTCGTGCGCGAACTCGGCTACGCGGCGGCGGTAGATCGCACGCGCCCCGACTTCGCCGAAGCGCTCTCGCACGCGTGCCCGCACGGCGTCGACGTGTACTTCGACAACGTGGGCGGCCCGCTGCTCCAGCTCGTGCTCGAGCGCATCAACGAGGGCGCCCGCATCGTGATGTGCGGGGCCGTAGCGAGCTACAGCGCGCAGCAGCCGCTACCCGGACCGAGCAACCTCTTCCAGATCGTGACGAAAGAGGCGCGCGTGTTCGGTCTGATGACGCACATGCACGCGGCCCGTTACGACGAGGGCCGCGCGGCGCTCGGCCGCTGGATCGACGCGGGCGAGCTGCGAGTGCCCGAGTACGTGCTGGCAGGCATCGCCAGCGTGCCGCGCGCGTTCTGCGACCTGTTTCGCGGCGCGAACTTCGGGAAGACGATCGTGAAGCTGTGA
- a CDS encoding nuclear transport factor 2 family protein: MARPTALEARLDRLESESEIRQLVAKYCVALDMRDLDALCGLFPADVRVGKHERGRRALKRWFDETLRTQFTGTAHVTGNHIIEFDDADRARGLVYSRNEHETGERWIAMTMIYWDRYERIDGRWLFRRRLPLYWYACDLRDPPIGANKMRWPGREPYEGGYADFFPSWREFWTPGFDADSDVAEPAAVDEFLARLRPGDESASVRVR, translated from the coding sequence ATGGCTCGCCCCACCGCACTGGAAGCACGCCTCGATCGCCTCGAGTCGGAGAGCGAGATTCGCCAGCTCGTGGCGAAGTACTGCGTCGCGCTCGACATGCGCGACCTCGACGCGCTGTGCGGACTCTTCCCCGCGGACGTGCGCGTCGGGAAGCACGAGCGCGGGCGGCGCGCGCTCAAGCGCTGGTTCGACGAGACGCTGCGCACGCAGTTCACGGGCACCGCGCACGTCACCGGGAACCACATCATCGAGTTCGACGACGCCGACCGTGCGCGCGGGCTCGTCTACAGCCGCAACGAGCACGAGACCGGCGAGCGCTGGATCGCGATGACGATGATCTATTGGGACCGCTACGAGCGCATCGACGGGCGCTGGCTGTTCCGCCGCCGACTCCCGCTCTACTGGTACGCGTGCGACCTGCGCGATCCGCCGATCGGCGCAAACAAGATGCGCTGGCCGGGCCGCGAGCCGTACGAAGGCGGCTACGCCGATTTCTTCCCGAGCTGGCGCGAATTCTGGACGCCGGGCTTCGACGCTGACTCGGATGTCGCGGAGCCGGCGGCGGTGGACGAGTTCCTCGCGCGCCTACGACCGGGCGACGAGAGCGCGTCCGTCCGCGTGCGCTGA